One genomic segment of Catalinimonas alkaloidigena includes these proteins:
- a CDS encoding GSCFA domain-containing protein, with amino-acid sequence MFRTPVTVNPSPHKIQLGSKVLSIGSCFAQAIGRRLAENKFQAYTNPFGTLFNPASIFNLLSLSLNNQLPEENSYLKRDHMHYNYLLHSDFASQNKEMLEDQIGNALSQTHDFIKGADWLIITLGTAFYYQKKDTGDIVANCHKMPSDFFEKKIFQSAEVKKHFTHFYQAFQTLNPKAQIIFTVSPVRHIRDTLIQNTVSKATLRLAVEEIIQHYPENTTYFPSYEFMMDDLRDYRFYKADMIHPTEVAEDYIWEQWVKTYLHVEAREFLKEWEKIKRALAHRSFQPASERHQQFILKTIEQLNLLSKQVDVSNEVQALKSQLL; translated from the coding sequence ATGTTTAGGACTCCTGTTACAGTAAACCCATCACCGCATAAAATACAGCTCGGCTCAAAGGTTCTGAGTATAGGCTCATGCTTTGCGCAGGCCATTGGTAGAAGGCTGGCAGAAAATAAGTTTCAGGCCTACACCAATCCTTTCGGGACACTTTTTAATCCTGCCTCTATTTTCAATTTGTTATCGCTCTCTCTGAATAATCAACTTCCGGAGGAAAACAGCTACCTGAAAAGGGACCACATGCATTACAATTACTTACTACATTCGGACTTTGCTTCACAAAATAAGGAGATGCTGGAAGATCAGATTGGAAACGCTTTATCGCAAACCCATGATTTCATCAAAGGCGCGGACTGGCTTATCATCACATTAGGTACCGCTTTTTATTACCAAAAAAAAGATACTGGTGATATCGTGGCGAACTGCCATAAGATGCCTTCCGATTTCTTTGAAAAAAAGATATTTCAGTCGGCAGAAGTTAAAAAGCACTTCACACACTTCTACCAGGCATTTCAAACGCTAAATCCCAAAGCTCAAATTATTTTTACAGTCAGTCCGGTGAGGCATATTCGTGATACCCTGATTCAAAATACAGTAAGCAAGGCCACACTTCGGCTGGCAGTGGAAGAAATTATACAACACTATCCTGAAAATACTACTTACTTCCCCAGCTATGAATTTATGATGGATGACCTCAGAGATTATCGCTTCTATAAAGCTGACATGATTCATCCCACTGAAGTTGCCGAAGATTATATTTGGGAACAATGGGTGAAGACCTACCTGCATGTAGAAGCGCGTGAATTTTTAAAAGAATGGGAGAAGATAAAGAGAGCTTTAGCACATCGTTCATTTCAGCCTGCTTCAGAACGGCATCAGCAGTTTATTCTGAAAACTATTGAGCAACTAAATCTCTTAAGTAAGCAAGTAGATGTGAGCAATGAAGTTCAGGCGTTGAAAAGTCAATTATTATGA
- the rplI gene encoding 50S ribosomal protein L9 has product MDVILKDDIKGLGYKNDIVSVKPGYGRNYLIPQGLAIIASTSNLKMAEENVRQASHKAEKIKNDAEEKAAKMGDLTLEIPAKAGESGKIFGAVTTLQIADALKEKGFDIDRRKISFNQDIKNLGEYTAEIDLHKEVKHEITIKVVEG; this is encoded by the coding sequence ATGGACGTTATTCTTAAAGATGATATCAAAGGCCTGGGTTATAAAAATGACATTGTATCAGTAAAACCAGGCTACGGAAGAAATTACTTGATTCCTCAGGGGCTTGCGATCATCGCAAGTACTTCAAACCTGAAAATGGCTGAGGAAAATGTACGTCAGGCTTCGCACAAAGCGGAGAAGATCAAAAATGACGCTGAGGAAAAAGCAGCAAAGATGGGTGACCTTACCCTTGAAATTCCTGCCAAAGCTGGCGAGAGCGGTAAAATATTTGGTGCGGTAACCACCCTGCAGATAGCAGATGCGCTTAAAGAAAAAGGGTTTGATATTGACCGTCGTAAAATTTCATTCAACCAGGACATAAAAAATCTGGGTGAATACACTGCTGAGATTGACTTGCACAAAGAGGTGAAGCATGAAATCACTATCAAAGTAGTAGAAGGTTAA
- the rpsR gene encoding 30S ribosomal protein S18 yields MTLQNEPVISNKTENKKKYCRFKKQGIKYIDYKNPDFLLKLVNDQGKILPRRITGTSLKYQKKVAQAIKRARHLALLPYVDDNLK; encoded by the coding sequence ATGACATTACAGAACGAACCCGTAATCAGTAATAAAACTGAAAATAAGAAAAAATACTGCCGCTTCAAAAAGCAGGGTATCAAGTATATTGATTATAAGAATCCGGACTTTCTCCTGAAACTTGTCAATGATCAGGGTAAAATTTTACCTCGCCGTATCACTGGCACCAGCCTGAAGTATCAGAAGAAAGTAGCACAGGCCATCAAAAGAGCCAGACACCTGGCCCTTTTGCCATATGTGGATGATAATCTGAAGTAA
- the rpsF gene encoding 30S ribosomal protein S6 produces the protein MEFKKNYETVFILNPVLSEDQMKDAASKFVQLLKDNGADVVNVEHWGLRKLAYPIQHKTTGFYNLVEFNVEPSVVTTLETEYRRDDRILRYLTVALDKHAVEYNERRRKGEFKKSKKEAKEESAS, from the coding sequence ATGGAATTTAAGAAAAATTACGAGACAGTATTCATTTTAAATCCCGTTTTGTCTGAAGATCAGATGAAGGATGCTGCAAGTAAGTTTGTACAGCTTCTTAAAGACAATGGTGCCGACGTGGTCAACGTAGAGCACTGGGGCTTACGCAAACTTGCATACCCGATTCAACACAAGACTACAGGTTTTTATAACCTGGTAGAATTTAATGTTGAACCATCGGTAGTGACTACTCTGGAAACTGAATACAGACGAGACGACAGGATTTTGCGCTATTTAACTGTTGCTTTAGATAAGCACGCAGTAGAATACAATGAAAGAAGAAGAAAAGGTGAATTCAAAAAATCTAAAAAAGAGGCTAAGGAGGAGTCAGCATCATGA
- a CDS encoding SOS response-associated peptidase translates to MCGRYSIGAEIQALAKRLEVTVPPDFEPNYNAAPSQRLPIVSNYQPSNFTYFQWGIVPFWAKEEQKRLINARAETILEKATFKKAFKKRRCLVAADGYYEWMKTEQGKQPYRICRVDETPFVFAGIWDRQNEFEDQADFCIVTTSASPSVAHIHNRMPVILHPDAIDFWLSDTEDYEGLQDVLRPMEDKLIKAYQVSKKVNNVQNNEYELIEKIND, encoded by the coding sequence ATGTGTGGCAGATATAGTATTGGTGCAGAAATACAAGCACTGGCTAAGCGACTCGAAGTAACAGTCCCCCCTGATTTTGAACCCAATTACAATGCGGCACCTTCTCAGCGCTTACCCATAGTCAGTAATTATCAACCGTCAAACTTTACATATTTTCAGTGGGGAATAGTTCCATTCTGGGCAAAAGAAGAGCAGAAACGGCTGATCAATGCGCGGGCTGAAACCATATTGGAAAAAGCTACATTCAAGAAAGCATTCAAAAAGCGCAGGTGTCTGGTAGCCGCAGACGGCTATTATGAATGGATGAAAACCGAGCAAGGCAAACAGCCCTACCGTATTTGTAGGGTAGATGAAACCCCTTTTGTATTTGCCGGTATCTGGGACAGACAGAATGAGTTTGAGGATCAGGCTGACTTTTGTATCGTTACTACCAGTGCCAGCCCATCGGTCGCTCATATTCACAATCGTATGCCGGTAATCTTACACCCTGATGCCATTGATTTCTGGCTGAGTGATACGGAAGACTATGAAGGTTTACAGGACGTACTTCGCCCAATGGAAGATAAGCTGATTAAAGCCTATCAGGTCTCTAAAAAGGTGAACAATGTGCAGAATAATGAATATGAATTAATCGAAAAAATAAATGACTGA
- a CDS encoding toxin-antitoxin system YwqK family antitoxin gives MKRILTILCITISFQLWGQSGITPIDSLRGRGELQNGVREGRWTFFNGNGQLVQRGQFEKGEKEGRWLFFDEYGSMMGVGYYDGGDAEGEWKFYYPNGQLKSITYLNNGIRDSTYTEYHYNGKISVEGQFEADIQTGIWKTYYETGGIYSAGEYVNGLKSGIWKYYNPEGVLIAEGPYRLDLENGQWFKYHDKGQLESVGSFVMGEEDGPWGLFYINGQLIQEEKWSMGRLMNVGPYMSITGDTLDSGTFKNGEGIKLAYYNMGELEVKGEYKNGKPNGAWTYYFREGKVSGEGNMVNGEQTGVWTYYYDNGNIESTGEYSQDQKSGLWKYYTRTGKLIEVVEHKPVDDEEEL, from the coding sequence ATGAAACGCATCCTAACAATCCTATGCATTACAATTAGCTTCCAGCTTTGGGGGCAAAGTGGTATTACTCCCATTGATAGTCTAAGGGGAAGAGGCGAACTGCAAAATGGAGTACGAGAAGGCCGCTGGACTTTTTTTAATGGTAATGGTCAGTTGGTACAGCGGGGCCAGTTTGAAAAGGGTGAAAAAGAAGGCCGTTGGCTTTTTTTTGATGAATACGGCAGTATGATGGGAGTGGGGTATTATGACGGAGGCGATGCAGAAGGAGAGTGGAAATTTTATTATCCCAACGGTCAGCTTAAGTCTATCACTTATCTTAATAATGGTATTCGCGACAGTACATATACTGAGTATCACTACAATGGAAAAATTAGCGTTGAAGGTCAGTTTGAGGCTGATATTCAAACCGGAATTTGGAAAACTTACTACGAAACCGGTGGTATATATTCGGCCGGAGAATATGTAAATGGCTTAAAAAGCGGCATCTGGAAATATTATAATCCCGAGGGTGTATTGATAGCGGAAGGTCCTTACCGGCTGGACCTGGAAAATGGTCAGTGGTTCAAGTATCACGATAAGGGGCAGTTAGAATCAGTAGGGAGTTTTGTCATGGGAGAGGAAGATGGGCCCTGGGGGCTATTTTACATCAACGGACAACTGATACAGGAAGAAAAATGGAGTATGGGGCGCCTGATGAATGTAGGTCCTTATATGTCCATTACGGGTGATACGCTGGATAGCGGTACTTTCAAAAACGGTGAAGGTATAAAATTAGCTTATTATAACATGGGCGAACTTGAAGTGAAAGGTGAGTATAAAAATGGTAAGCCAAATGGTGCCTGGACCTATTACTTCAGAGAGGGAAAAGTATCGGGAGAAGGTAATATGGTAAATGGGGAACAGACGGGTGTGTGGACTTACTACTATGACAATGGCAACATTGAGTCAACCGGTGAGTATAGCCAGGACCAAAAGTCGGGATTATGGAAATATTATACCCGGACAGGCAAACTAATAGAGGTGGTAGAACATAAACCTGTTGATGATGAAGAGGAGCTTTGA